A genomic window from Peromyscus maniculatus bairdii isolate BWxNUB_F1_BW_parent chromosome 1, HU_Pman_BW_mat_3.1, whole genome shotgun sequence includes:
- the LOC102926942 gene encoding cytochrome P450 2B1-like isoform X1 gives MEPSVLLLLALLVGFVLLLVRGHPKARGHLPPGPRPLPLLGNLLQMDRRGLLNSFMKLREKYGDVFTVHLGPRPVVMLYGTEAIREALVDQAEAFSGRGTIAVVRPVFKDYGVIFANGERWKTLRRFSLATMRDFGMGKRSVEERIQEEAQCLVEELRKSQGAPLDPTFLFQGITANIICSIVFGERFDYKDRQFLRLLDLFYRSFSLFSSFSSQVFELFSGFLKYFPGAHRQISRNLREILDFIGQSVEKHRATLDPSNPRDFIDTYLLRMEKEKSNKDTEFHHENLIVSVLSLFFAGTETSSTTLRYGFLLMLKYPHITEKVQKEIDQVIGSHRLPTLEDRTKMPYTEAVIHEIQRFSDLIPIGVPHKVTKDTLFRGYLLPKNTEVYPILSSALHDRRYFEQPDTFNPDHFLDANGALKKNEAFMPFSIGKRICLGEGIARNELFLFFTTILQNFSVSSPMVPKDIDLNPKESGFGKVPPTYQVCFLAR, from the exons ATGGAGCCCAGTGTCCtgctcctccttgctctcctcGTGGGCTTTGTACTGCTCCTGGTCAGGGGCCACCCAAAAGCCCGTGGCCACCTCCCACCAGGACCACGTCCACTGCCCCTCCTGGGAAACCTCCTGCAGATGGACAGAAGAGGACTCCTCAACTCCTTCATGAAG CTTCGAGAAAAATatggagatgtgttcacagtgcACCTGGGACCGAGGCCCGTGGTCATGCTGTATGGCACAGAGGCCATAAGGGAGGCTCTGGTGGACCAAGCTGAGGCTTTCTCTGGCCGGGGGACAATTGCTGTGGTTAGACCAGTCTTCAAGGACTATG GTGTGATCTTTGCCAATGGGGAACGCTGGAAGACCCTTCGGCGATTCTCTCTGGCCAccatgagagactttggaatggGAAAGCGGAGTGTGGAGGAGCGGATTCAGGAGGAGGCCCAATGTCTGGTTGAGGAGCTCCGGAAATCTCAGG GAGCCCCCCTGGATCCCACCTTCCTCTTCCAGGGCATCACAGCTAACATCATCTGCTCCATTGTCTTTGGAGAGCGCTTTGACTACAAAGACCGCCAGTTCCTGCGCCTGCTGGACCTGTTCTATAggtccttctctctcttcagctcaTTCTCCAGCCAG GTGTTTGAGCTCTTCTCTGGTTTCCTGAAGTACTTTCCTGGAGCCCACAGACAAATCTCCAGAAACCTGCGGGAAATCCTTGACTTCATTGGCCAGAGTGTGGAGAAGCACAGGGCAACCTTGGACCCCAGCAATCCAAGGGACTTTATTGATACCTACCTTCTACGCATGGAGAAG GAGAAGTCCAACAAAGATACGGAGTTCCATCATGAGAACCTCATAGTCTCCGTGCTGTCTCTCTTCTTTGCTGGCACCGAGACCAGCAGCACCACGCTCCGCTATGGCTTCCTGCTCATGCTCAAATACCCCCATATTACAG AGAAAGTGCAAAAGGAGATCGATCAGGTGATTGGCTCACACCGACTCCCAACCCTGGAGGATCGCACCAAAATGCCTTACACTGAGGCTGTCATACATGAGATTCAGAGATTTTCAGATCTAATCCCGATCGGTGTGCCACACAAAGTCACCAAAGACACTTTGTTCCGAGGGTACCTGCTCCCCAAG AACACTGAAGTGTACCCCATCCTGAGTTCAGCTCTCCATGACCGACGGTACTTTGAACAACCAGACACCTTCAACCCTGACCACTTCCTGGATGCCAATGGGgctctgaagaaaaatgaagctttTATGCCCTTTTCTATAG GAAAGCGCATTTGTCTTGGTGAAGGCATTGCCCGCAACGAattgttccttttcttcactACCATCCTCCAGAACTTCTCCGTGTCCAGTCCCATGGTTCCTAAGGACATTGACCTCAATCCCAAGGAGAGTGGCTTTGGCAAAGTGCCTCCAACATACCAGGTCTGCTTCTTGGCCCGCTGA
- the LOC102926942 gene encoding cytochrome P450 2B1-like isoform X2: MLYGTEAIREALVDQAEAFSGRGTIAVVRPVFKDYGVIFANGERWKTLRRFSLATMRDFGMGKRSVEERIQEEAQCLVEELRKSQGAPLDPTFLFQGITANIICSIVFGERFDYKDRQFLRLLDLFYRSFSLFSSFSSQVFELFSGFLKYFPGAHRQISRNLREILDFIGQSVEKHRATLDPSNPRDFIDTYLLRMEKEKSNKDTEFHHENLIVSVLSLFFAGTETSSTTLRYGFLLMLKYPHITEKVQKEIDQVIGSHRLPTLEDRTKMPYTEAVIHEIQRFSDLIPIGVPHKVTKDTLFRGYLLPKNTEVYPILSSALHDRRYFEQPDTFNPDHFLDANGALKKNEAFMPFSIGKRICLGEGIARNELFLFFTTILQNFSVSSPMVPKDIDLNPKESGFGKVPPTYQVCFLAR, encoded by the exons ATGCTGTATGGCACAGAGGCCATAAGGGAGGCTCTGGTGGACCAAGCTGAGGCTTTCTCTGGCCGGGGGACAATTGCTGTGGTTAGACCAGTCTTCAAGGACTATG GTGTGATCTTTGCCAATGGGGAACGCTGGAAGACCCTTCGGCGATTCTCTCTGGCCAccatgagagactttggaatggGAAAGCGGAGTGTGGAGGAGCGGATTCAGGAGGAGGCCCAATGTCTGGTTGAGGAGCTCCGGAAATCTCAGG GAGCCCCCCTGGATCCCACCTTCCTCTTCCAGGGCATCACAGCTAACATCATCTGCTCCATTGTCTTTGGAGAGCGCTTTGACTACAAAGACCGCCAGTTCCTGCGCCTGCTGGACCTGTTCTATAggtccttctctctcttcagctcaTTCTCCAGCCAG GTGTTTGAGCTCTTCTCTGGTTTCCTGAAGTACTTTCCTGGAGCCCACAGACAAATCTCCAGAAACCTGCGGGAAATCCTTGACTTCATTGGCCAGAGTGTGGAGAAGCACAGGGCAACCTTGGACCCCAGCAATCCAAGGGACTTTATTGATACCTACCTTCTACGCATGGAGAAG GAGAAGTCCAACAAAGATACGGAGTTCCATCATGAGAACCTCATAGTCTCCGTGCTGTCTCTCTTCTTTGCTGGCACCGAGACCAGCAGCACCACGCTCCGCTATGGCTTCCTGCTCATGCTCAAATACCCCCATATTACAG AGAAAGTGCAAAAGGAGATCGATCAGGTGATTGGCTCACACCGACTCCCAACCCTGGAGGATCGCACCAAAATGCCTTACACTGAGGCTGTCATACATGAGATTCAGAGATTTTCAGATCTAATCCCGATCGGTGTGCCACACAAAGTCACCAAAGACACTTTGTTCCGAGGGTACCTGCTCCCCAAG AACACTGAAGTGTACCCCATCCTGAGTTCAGCTCTCCATGACCGACGGTACTTTGAACAACCAGACACCTTCAACCCTGACCACTTCCTGGATGCCAATGGGgctctgaagaaaaatgaagctttTATGCCCTTTTCTATAG GAAAGCGCATTTGTCTTGGTGAAGGCATTGCCCGCAACGAattgttccttttcttcactACCATCCTCCAGAACTTCTCCGTGTCCAGTCCCATGGTTCCTAAGGACATTGACCTCAATCCCAAGGAGAGTGGCTTTGGCAAAGTGCCTCCAACATACCAGGTCTGCTTCTTGGCCCGCTGA